From Parasteatoda tepidariorum isolate YZ-2023 chromosome 1, CAS_Ptep_4.0, whole genome shotgun sequence, one genomic window encodes:
- the LOC107438014 gene encoding techylectin-like protein, which produces MKSLLVILCFILFLSNCDGKGKSSSACSKEEKTVSYLDMAMEMIDKAKENYISSQNSKFQALTSKPLDCEELLKSGTNKSGVYVIWPQNRIMDRKPLDVYCDMETDGGGWTVIQRRGNFSMPKDYFFREWLSYRTGFGDVEKEFWLGNDNIFALTNQRLYSVRFDMKDMAGESRYALYDRFWIDDEDHLYALHISEYSGNAGDSMVNVHNNMKFSTKDKDNDSHGDNCAQMFKGGWWYGSCHESNLNGLNLRGKHDTHADGVNWKSFRGHNESLQNTEIKIRPKNFKNNPSPIEEYETPK; this is translated from the exons gaaatccCTTCTAGTCATACTGtgcttcattttattcttatctAACTGCGATGGAAAAGGAAAGTCGTCCTCTGCATGTTCCAAGGAAGAAAAAACCGTTTCTTACTTAGATATGGCAATGGAAATGATTGATAAagctaaagaaaattatatttcaa gTCAAAATTCCAAATTTCAAGCACTTACTTCCAAGCCTCTAGATTGTGAAGAACTGCTAAAATCAGGAACTAATAAAAGTGGAGTCTACGTTATTTGGCCACAGAACCGAATAATGGATAGAAAACCTCTGGATGTGTATTGTGACATGGAAACTGATGGAGGAGGATGGaca gtTATTCAGCGGCGGGGAAATTTCTCAATGCCAAAGGACTATTTTTTCAGAGAATGGTTAAGTTATAGAACTGGATTTGGCGACgtagaaaaagaattttggtTAG GCAACGACAACATTTTTGCTTTGACTAACCAGCGACTGTATTCTGTTCGCTTTGATATGAAAGATATGGCTGGTGAATCGAGATATGCACTCTATGACAGATTTTGGATAGACGATGAAGATCACTTATACGCTCTCCACATTTCAGAGTACAGTGGAAATGCAG GTGATTCTATGGTAAATGTTCATAACAATATGAAATTCTCCACGAAGGATAAGGACAATGATTCCCATGGGGATAATTGTGCACAAATGTTTAAAGGTGGATGGTGGTATGGTTCTTGCCACGAGTCTAATCTGAATGGACTTAATTTGCGAGGAAAACACGACACCCATGCCGATGGTGTTAACTGGAAGAGCTTCAGGGGACACAACGAGTCTTTACAAAATacggaaattaaaataagaccgaaaaatttcaagaataatcCATCCCCAATTGAAGAGTACGAAACACCTAAAtag